The Staphylothermus marinus F1 genome has a segment encoding these proteins:
- a CDS encoding transcriptional regulator encodes MQKKVLEEILDNILRNLKKAGFVVENINYPENKRSIDVIGLYNNSRIMIKVTVDATHISDIEVSDLKKASQAYNASSIVVSRKYRKKEMDPEVVYKRKGINVVNEELLEKYVIKNEKPLVYEAQGNYLVRINPEKFREKRIELGLSLGELADKIGVTRKAIYNYEHGKIGVTINTAIKIAEIMGIDVFKPVDLFKPEKIEVKEEFSPRNKIEELLYRACSLRGLKLYKLLRTPIDYVLKGARNPISIINYRKDPEKIRVKVEEATRIARITGSKEIIIRNIDDVKEIKKYLEETLF; translated from the coding sequence ATGCAGAAGAAAGTGCTTGAAGAAATTCTTGATAATATTTTGAGGAATTTGAAGAAAGCCGGTTTCGTAGTTGAAAATATAAATTATCCGGAAAATAAGCGATCAATAGATGTTATAGGTTTATACAATAACTCCCGCATCATGATCAAAGTAACCGTTGATGCAACACACATATCCGATATAGAAGTGAGTGATTTAAAAAAAGCATCACAAGCATACAATGCATCCTCAATAGTAGTTTCTAGAAAATATAGAAAGAAGGAAATGGATCCAGAAGTAGTATATAAGAGAAAAGGTATAAATGTTGTCAACGAGGAATTACTGGAAAAATACGTTATCAAAAACGAAAAACCACTAGTATATGAGGCTCAAGGAAACTATTTGGTAAGAATAAACCCGGAGAAATTCCGGGAAAAACGAATAGAACTAGGCCTAAGCTTAGGCGAGCTAGCCGATAAAATAGGTGTAACACGTAAAGCCATCTATAATTACGAACATGGTAAAATAGGTGTAACAATAAATACCGCTATAAAAATAGCTGAAATTATGGGAATAGATGTTTTCAAGCCCGTTGACCTGTTCAAACCCGAGAAGATAGAGGTTAAAGAAGAATTTTCTCCTAGAAATAAAATAGAAGAACTACTATATAGAGCATGTAGTCTTAGAGGATTAAAACTGTACAAGCTATTGAGAACACCCATCGATTATGTATTAAAAGGAGCCAGAAACCCAATATCCATAATTAACTATAGGAAAGACCCTGAAAAAATAAGAGTAAAAGTTGAAGAAGCCACAAGAATAGCTAGGATAACTGGATCGAAAGAAATAATTATTCGCAACATAGACGATGTAAAGGAAATAAAGAAATATCTAGAAGAAACCCTATTTTAA
- a CDS encoding fibrillarin-like rRNA/tRNA 2'-O-methyltransferase, protein MSQVVNIKPHEKYYGVYIVELEDGSVKLATKNLVPGHRVYGERLYRWGGEEYREWNLYRSKLAGALANGLAEQPIREGHSILYLGVATGTTASHISDIVGPTGRIFSVEFAPRVMREFVLVADIRKNLYPILGDARKPKEYRHLVEMVDGIYADIAQPEQAAIVADNADYFLKDNGYLLLAIKARSIDVTKEPSEIYRREINTLKERGFEIIDVVHLEPYDKDHAMVYARYKRK, encoded by the coding sequence ATGTCTCAAGTAGTAAATATTAAGCCTCACGAGAAATACTATGGAGTATACATTGTTGAATTAGAGGATGGAAGCGTTAAGCTTGCAACCAAAAACTTGGTCCCAGGACATAGAGTTTATGGGGAAAGACTCTATAGATGGGGTGGAGAAGAATATCGTGAATGGAATCTTTACAGAAGCAAATTAGCAGGGGCACTTGCCAACGGATTAGCTGAACAACCAATCCGTGAAGGACATTCAATTCTCTACCTAGGTGTGGCGACAGGAACAACTGCAAGCCATATCTCAGATATTGTAGGTCCAACCGGTAGAATATTTAGTGTAGAGTTTGCACCTCGTGTTATGAGAGAATTTGTCCTAGTTGCAGATATTCGTAAAAACTTATATCCCATACTAGGCGACGCTAGAAAACCAAAGGAATACAGACACCTAGTAGAAATGGTTGATGGAATATATGCAGATATTGCACAACCAGAACAAGCCGCTATAGTAGCTGATAATGCCGACTACTTCCTTAAAGATAACGGGTACTTATTGTTGGCTATAAAAGCTAGAAGCATAGATGTAACGAAAGAACCTAGCGAGATATATAGGAGAGAAATAAACACCTTAAAAGAACGCGGATTCGAAATAATAGACGTAGTTCACCTGGAACCATATGATAAAGACCATGCAATGGTATATGCAAGATATAAGCGGAAATAA
- a CDS encoding hypothetical protein (functions along with aFIB and aL7a; guides 2'-O-methylation of ribose to specific sites in RNAs) — translation MKKAYLAESVIGVYAFNDKGEVVAKSLAPTSLDDNVEYLLKIERGEETPQLKEVLLKLKEDGFDTVVVETTETGKHVASLGLEPLVEIGHLGAQVLREKIVDYAIETGFAKDKEEFYTKLHDIMLELTRRKLRRAAQKRDLLAVQAIRAIDDIDKTINLYVARLREWYSLHFPELDELVREHSDYARIVYELGHRDNITVENLKKLGFSEEKAKKIAEVAKKSMGADLSDFDIEYIKTLAGIILDLYKLRETLEGYIEAIMKEVAPNITALVGPKLGARLLSLAGGLENLAKLPASTIQVLGAEKALFRALRTGGKPPKHGVIFQFPAIHRSPRWQRGKIARALAAKLAIAAKVDYFTGRFIGDKLKEELDKRIEEIKKLYAKPPARKKEEKPRPRRRGKGRRRKGRRR, via the coding sequence ATGAAGAAAGCATACCTGGCTGAATCGGTTATAGGCGTATATGCATTCAATGATAAAGGAGAAGTAGTTGCTAAATCTCTTGCACCAACAAGTTTAGATGATAATGTTGAGTATTTGTTAAAAATTGAGAGAGGAGAAGAAACGCCTCAGCTAAAAGAGGTTTTATTAAAACTTAAAGAAGATGGTTTCGACACAGTTGTTGTTGAAACAACTGAGACAGGAAAACATGTCGCATCATTAGGGCTGGAACCACTGGTTGAGATAGGGCATTTAGGTGCACAAGTACTGAGAGAAAAAATAGTTGATTATGCTATAGAAACTGGTTTTGCAAAGGATAAAGAAGAATTCTATACTAAACTACATGATATAATGCTTGAACTTACACGTAGAAAGCTAAGGAGAGCTGCACAGAAAAGAGACTTGTTAGCTGTACAAGCTATTAGAGCAATAGACGATATTGATAAAACAATCAACCTATATGTCGCACGTTTAAGAGAATGGTATAGTTTACACTTCCCAGAACTAGATGAACTAGTTAGAGAACATTCTGACTATGCTAGAATAGTTTATGAACTAGGCCATAGAGACAACATAACAGTAGAAAACCTAAAGAAGCTTGGATTTAGTGAGGAAAAAGCTAAGAAGATAGCTGAAGTAGCAAAGAAAAGTATGGGTGCTGATCTAAGCGATTTCGATATAGAATATATAAAGACACTTGCAGGAATAATTTTAGACCTCTATAAACTAAGAGAAACCCTTGAAGGATACATTGAAGCGATCATGAAGGAGGTAGCACCAAACATAACGGCGCTAGTAGGGCCAAAACTAGGAGCTAGACTACTAAGCCTAGCTGGAGGATTAGAGAACCTAGCTAAACTACCGGCAAGCACGATACAGGTATTAGGAGCAGAGAAAGCATTGTTCAGAGCACTAAGAACCGGCGGTAAACCGCCAAAACATGGAGTAATCTTCCAGTTCCCAGCAATACATCGTAGCCCGAGATGGCAGAGAGGAAAAATTGCTCGTGCACTAGCGGCAAAACTAGCAATAGCTGCTAAAGTAGACTATTTCACAGGAAGATTTATCGGGGATAAACTAAAAGAAGAACTTGATAAGAGAATAGAGGAGATTAAGAAACTATATGCAAAGCCTCCGGCAAGGAAGAAAGAGGAGAAGCCTCGTCCTAGAAGAAGAGGTAAAGGACGTAGAAGGAAAGGTAGGAGAAGATAA